A single window of Manduca sexta isolate Smith_Timp_Sample1 chromosome 15, JHU_Msex_v1.0, whole genome shotgun sequence DNA harbors:
- the LOC115439960 gene encoding ubiquitin domain-containing protein UBFD1 — protein MEYIASEKGDSTENQDPNSLANGTSKAAEKPSVDGEKSHIEAPVESAPCTSESTEDTEICEIPEQVEFTVVFNKAKHDITFAYDASVLELKAHLERICGVPQSAQKLIIKGMARDDMTLRKAGVVKGGKVMLVGSKMDDILAVKSAPKEILEEKASSQSSKEPLCMQKIHRKVLDKGIPPDVMPGIKGVKEPLPPVPLSGMLNKHGGKVRLTFKPEQDQLWLGTKERTEKLAMTSIKSITSEPIKGHEEYHIMGLQLGPTEASRYWVYWVPAQYIEAIKDAVLGVWQFF, from the exons CGGAGAAACCGAGTGTGGATGGCGAAAAGTCGCATATAGAAGCACCAGTGGAGAGCGCGCCGTGCACGTCGGAATCCACAGAAGACACTGAAATTTGTGAAATACCAGAACAGGTTGAATTTACAGTAGTGTTTAATAAAGCGAAACATGACATAACGTTTGCATACGACGCGTCTGTGCTAGAACTGAAAGCGCACTTGGAAAGAATATGTGGTGTTCCACAATCAGCGCAGAAACTGATCATAAAAGGCATGGCTCGTGACGACATGACTCTCAGGAAAGCCGGCGTAGTTAAAGGCGGGAAGGTTATGCTTGTTGGATCTAAAATGGATGACATTTTAGCTGTTAAGAGTGCTCCCAAG GAAATCTTAGAAGAAAAAGCCAGTAGCCAGTCAAGCAAAGAACCTTTATGCATGCAGAAAATCCACAGGAAAGTATTAGATAAGGGCATCCCACCTGATGTTATGCCTGGCATCAAAGGTGTTAAG gaaCCACTGCCACCTGTACCCTTAAGTGGAATGTTAAATAAACATGGGGGGAAAGTACGGCTCACATTCAAACCAGAGCAGGATCAGCTTTGGCTTGGAACTAAAGAGCGCACTGAAAAGCTTGCCATGACTTCTATCAAAA GCATCACATCAGAGCCTATCAAAGGACATGAAGAATATCACATTATG GGTCTGCAACTCGGCCCCACAGAAGCTTCTAGGTATTGGGTATATTGGGTCCCAGCTCAGTACATAGAGGCCATAAAAGACGCAGTACTCGGTGTATGGCAATTCTTCTAA